CCTGGATGTACAAAAGAGAGATATGAGTCTCATGTTTCAGGATTATGCCCTTTTCCCTAATCTAAACGCGGAAGGAAACATTCGTTTCAATCAGAGCATCAGCAATGAAGAAGTAGATTCCATTATCGAACATCTAGAGTTAAGAGAGCTCTTGAATCGTTCTGTGGATGACCTATCAGGTGGTCAAAAACAAAGAATTGCCTTGGCTAGACTCCTTGCTTATGATCAGAGTATTTGGTTACTGGACGAACCATTTTCGGCTATTCATTCTGACCTAAAATTAAGAATCAGTCAATTCATCAAAAATCAAATCATCACCAAAAAAAAGATCGTATTGATATCGAGCCACGATATGGGAGACTTAAAATTCTTTACAAATAGAATTTTAGACATGGGGGATTAAATTCCCTTCTTCTTGACTCCAAAGCGATATTGCAAACCCGTCATAAGGAAGCGCTGAGAATCCGCCACCCCATACTCTCCTCTCAGCATCCAATTCTTGTTAATTTGAAAATTGAATCCGAATTGAAAAGTCACAGTTTGTATCAATTCTTTTTCGATAAAATAATCAATTTCTGTAGTAAAAAAACCGCTCTCATTCACTCGACTTTGGATTTCACGCAAAGCTGTGTTTTGCGCTTCTAACTTAATCCTATCTCCAATAGAGGTATTGGGATCATCAATCATTTCCTGATTACTGTTCAACCTAGTGTCAACTCTATTATTAAAAGTATTGTCTAACTCAGGAAAAACTTCATCTAATCCAATTGTCCCACTACTGCCTCTAGCCCCAACAAAATTTCTATGCATCATACCCATGTAAGGAGCGATGAAAAGATCTCTATTGTTCTTATTCAAGAAGAAACGATAGCCCGCCCTGGCAGACAAAGTCATATATCCCACTTGTTCCTTTAGCAATTCCGTGTCAGTTCTTGAATAATTGATATCTGTACTTAAAAAATATCCATTCCAGCCAAATATCCAGGTAGTCCCGGCACCATAAGCAATGGCGTCAAACTCTACTTCCGAAGAAAACTCCGGCAGTTGAAGTATAATCTCACCCAGTGAATTTTTCCAGGTAGGTTGTAAACTTACATTGGTACCACCTTTTACTGATGAGAACAGGCCATACACATTGACAAATGGCAGAATCCAAGCATCCGCTCTTAAGTTTAACCCATTAGTTGTCGCACCTACCTGCGTAAAATTCAAAGTCTCAGTATTAAGGATTCCAGTCAGATCTGAGCCACCTACCAACAATTGAAACTCCGTGATTTCCATATCAACAAAAGCATTGACATAGTTTACATTCAAACCAAAAGGAAGCTGCAACTGATCTGCCATTCCTCTTTCCTGTACTTTTTGTCCCCAGACTGGCAAAACATAAGGAAAAATTGTAGTGTCTGATGATTGAGCTTGCAACGAAAAGTTAAGGAACCATAAAGTCGCAATAAGAAGACAGGATGATTTCATGGGTTATTGTTAGTTGTATCGCCTCTAATTTAACTATTCTACCTAATAAACAAACGCATAATATAATCATCCATCACATATCCCTGCCCTATGTCTGTTATTTGCTCATCCACCTTTTCAAACCCCATCTTCTCATAAGCCGCTATGCTATTTACATTGTCCCGGTTGACAGTGAGGCGAATATTATCAACGTCCTGTTCAGTGGCACAGTCCAAAAGGAAGCGCATCGCCTTTTTAGCAATCCCCTTGCCTCTATAGTTCGCATGGAGATACAGTTTACTCAAAAACAACTCTTCATCACTGATCTTGAAAGTCAAATAGCCTGCATTTTGTCCATCCAAAACGATAAAATAATATTGATACCCCTCCTGACTTTGATTTTTAATTGCCTCCAGGCTTGAAAACTTTTCTAGCATATAATCCACCTGACTTTGACCAATGATAGGCGGAAAAAATTCATTCCAAATTTCATAAGCTAGATCTCTTAAGACTATTTGATCTGCTTCTGCTTTGACTGCTTTAAAATCTAACTTCATCTGACTGTAAATATTTATCCAATATTAATCAGCCTTAATCAGATGTCTATATCCAAAACAAATATTTTATTTGTTGCAACAAAATTATTCGTTTATATGTTTATACATTTATA
This is a stretch of genomic DNA from Reichenbachiella ulvae. It encodes these proteins:
- a CDS encoding GNAT family N-acetyltransferase, with amino-acid sequence MKLDFKAVKAEADQIVLRDLAYEIWNEFFPPIIGQSQVDYMLEKFSSLEAIKNQSQEGYQYYFIVLDGQNAGYLTFKISDEELFLSKLYLHANYRGKGIAKKAMRFLLDCATEQDVDNIRLTVNRDNVNSIAAYEKMGFEKVDEQITDIGQGYVMDDYIMRLFIR
- a CDS encoding ATP-binding cassette domain-containing protein; this translates as MLNVNIDMHFNGFETEARFSLEPGQTLGLFGPSGIGKSSLLHAIAGINHRYKGRIQFGSDPWDGDGKHLDVQKRDMSLMFQDYALFPNLNAEGNIRFNQSISNEEVDSIIEHLELRELLNRSVDDLSGGQKQRIALARLLAYDQSIWLLDEPFSAIHSDLKLRISQFIKNQIITKKKIVLISSHDMGDLKFFTNRILDMGD